In Pyrus communis chromosome 8, drPyrComm1.1, whole genome shotgun sequence, one genomic interval encodes:
- the LOC137741585 gene encoding fructose-bisphosphate aldolase, cytoplasmic isozyme 1 gives MSAFVGKYAEELIKNAKYIATPGKGILAADESTGTIGKRLSSINVENIESNRQALRELLFTSPNALPYLSGVILFEETLYQKSSDGKPFVEILQENNVIPGIKVDKGTVELAGTNGETTTQGFDSLGARCAQYYKAGARFAKWRAVLKIGLTEPSELSIQQNAQGLARYAIICQENGLVPIVEPEILTDGDHDIKKCAAATEMVLAAVYKALNEQHVLLEGTLLKPNMVTPGSDSPKVTPEVIAEYTVTALRRTVPAAVPGIVFLSGGQSEEEATLNLDAMNRLDVLKPWTLSFSFGRALQASTLKTWGGKKENVAKAQETFLTRCKVNSDATLGKYSGGSAGGLASESLFVKGYKY, from the exons ATGTCAGCCTTTGTTGGCAAGTATgctg AGGAGCTCATAAAGAATGCCAAGTACATTGCCACCCCAGGCAAGGGCATATTGGCAGCAGATGAGAGCACAGGCACCATTGGCAAGCGTCTATCCAGTATCAACGTCGAGAACATCGAGTCCAACCGCCAAGCTCTCCGAGAACTTCTCTTCACTTCTCCCAACGCCCTCCCTTACCTCTCCGGTGTCATCCTCTTCGAGGAGACCTTGTACCAGAAGAGCTCTGATGGCAAACCCTTCGTCGAAATCCTCCAGGAAAACAATGTCATTCCAG GGATCAAGGTTGACAAGGGCACCGTTGAGTTAGCTGGAACAAACGGAGAGACAACAACCCAAGGCTTTGACTCTCTGGGAGCTAGGTGCGCACAGTACTACAAGGCGGGCGCGCGCTTTGCCAAATGGCGCGCGGTGCTCAAGATAGGCCTAACAGAGCCCTCGGAACTGTCCATCCAGCAGAATGCGCAGGGTTTGGCTCGCTATGCGATTATCTGCCAGGAGAACGGACTGGTGCCAATCGTTGAGCCAGAGATTTTGACTGATGGAGACCATGACATTAAGAAATGTGCGGCTGCTACGGAAATGGTTCTTGCAGCAGTTTACAAGGCACTCAATGAGCAACATGTTCTTCTTGAAGGCACACTCCTTAAGCCCAACATGGTTACTCCAGGCTCTGACAGCCcaaag GTTACGCCGGAGGTGATTGCCGAGTACACAGTAACTGCACTGCGCCGGACAGTCCCAGCAGCTGTGCCGGGGATTGTGTTTCTGTCCGGAGGACAAAGTGAGGAAGAGGCAACACTCAACTTGGATGCAATGAACAGGTTGGATGTGTTGAAGCCATGGACCCTTTCGTTCTCGTTCGGGCGAGCTTTGCAAGCAAGCACACTCAAGACTTGGGGTGGGAAGAAGGAGAATGTTGCGAAAGCTCAGGAGACGTTCTTGACAAGGTGCAAGGTAAACTCAGATGCCACTCTTGGAAAGTACTCTGGAGGAAGTGCCGGTGGACTGGCTTCTGAGAGCTTGTTTGTTAAGGGATACAAGTACTAG
- the LOC137742036 gene encoding sufE-like protein 1, chloroplastic/mitochondrial: MSSSSSISSSFRLFTTKIPTSILNPKTPKPPSLSFPQRHITFQRIPTISSSSPTPPSASASSSTSLQPVEDLPPKLQEIVKLFQSVEVPKAKYEQLLFYGKNLKPLDDRFKTKQNKVEGCVSQVWVRAYLDSDKNVFFEADSDSVLTKGLAALLVGGLSGRQVDEVLRVSPDFAVLLGLQQSLTPSRNNGFVNMLRLMQRKAKELLVEEENGGESERFTAKIEDSVKSLELGVDSEVGGEKNSNSNSGLRVDGGIEGEDIGLSSGENVKQLELVASEMSENVADSGELGSRGKIIQEKLMGELSPVELEVEDISYQHAGHAGVRGSGDGETHFNVRVVSKEFEGKSLVKRHRLIYGLLQEELQSGLHALSIVAKTPSEVSGG; this comes from the coding sequence ATGTCGTCGTCTTCTTCAATCTCATCGTCGTTTCGATTATTCACCACCAAAATCCCTACCTCAATTCTCAACCCTAAGACCCCAAAACCCCCATCTCTGTCTTTCCCCCAAAGGCACATCACTTTCCAAAGAATCCCCACCATATCCTCCTCCTCCCCTACGCCGCCGTCCGCATCCGCCTCGAGCTCCACGTCCCTGCAGCCGGTCGAGGACCTTCCTCCAAAGCTCCAGGAAATCGTCAAGCTTTTCCAGTCCGTAGAGGTCCCCAAGGCCAAGTACGAGCAGCTCCTGTTCTACGGCAAGAATTTGAAGCCGTTGGATGATCGATTCAAGACGAAGCAGAACAAAGTGGAGGGATGCGTCTCTCAGGTGTGGGTCAGGGCGTATCTTGATTCGGACAAGAATGTGTTTTTCGAGGCCGATTCCGACTCGGTCCTCACCAAGGGGCTCGCTGCTTTGCTAGTTGGCGGGTTATCTGGCCGCCAGGTGGATGAGGTTTTGCGGGTTTCGCCCGATTTCGCGGTGCTTCTGGGGCTGCAGCAGAGCTTGACGCCATCGAGGAATAATGGGTTTGTGAATATGTTGAGGTTGATGCAGAGGAAGGCGAAGGAGTTGCTTGTGGAGGAAGAAAATGGAGGGGAGAGTGAGCGTTTCACAGCAAAAATTGAAGATAGTGTCAAAAGTTTGGAGCTTGGAGTGGATTCTGAAGTGGGTGGGGAAAAGAATTCGAATTCGAATTCGGGTTTGAGAGTTGATGGTGGGATTGAGGGTGAGGATATTGGATTGAGTTCTGGAGAAAATGTTAAGCAATTGGAACTGGTAGCGAGTGAAATGAGCGAAAATGTGGCAGATTCAGGTGAGTTGGGAAGCAGAGGGAAGATAATTCAGGAGAAATTGATGGGAGAGTTAAGTCCTGTGGAATTGGAAGTGGAAGACATCTCTTATCAACATGCCGGGCATGCCGGGGTTAGAGGAAGTGGTGATGGGGAGACGCATTTCAATGTGAGAGTTGTGTCTAAGGAGTTTGAAGGGAAGAGTTTGGTTAAGAGGCATAGGCTTATATATGGTTTGTTGCAAGAAGAATTGCAAAGTGGACTACATGCATTGTCGATTGTGGCGAAAACACCGTCTGAAGTGAGTGGAGGGTGA